A portion of the Sphingobacterium spiritivorum genome contains these proteins:
- a CDS encoding RteC domain-containing protein, translating to MQHSLHTIILEIHNKEDKILSQSKRLIDEAYEMTLYLQDLLFEVKKYIAKKGFQNDGEEIKFFRTIKPQILGKLIYYNKIYRIETTCPVSNGKMYYSYFSTQLANLKREYIEHICNSDFYRYYRSGRTDRDDTYFKRGNINYHDGLNSIVFEIDPEFSTFYDYKTARIIANELLYTYLLTKINPDENPDAILQKPENAKDIFWTESKNALVELIYALYASAAVSHGKTGVRKISLMFQILFGITLGDLHHAFHRMKTRSGSRTAFLDQLKTSLEEYMDKDL from the coding sequence ATGCAGCATTCTTTACACACCATTATTTTAGAGATACATAATAAGGAAGATAAGATTTTATCACAGAGCAAAAGGTTGATTGATGAGGCTTATGAAATGACCTTGTATCTACAAGACCTGTTATTTGAGGTCAAGAAATATATTGCTAAAAAGGGCTTTCAAAATGATGGGGAAGAAATAAAATTCTTCCGAACCATCAAACCCCAAATACTTGGAAAACTCATCTACTACAATAAAATTTACCGGATTGAAACGACCTGTCCGGTCAGCAACGGCAAAATGTATTACAGTTACTTTTCGACTCAATTAGCCAATCTTAAAAGAGAGTACATTGAGCATATCTGCAATTCAGATTTTTATAGGTACTATCGTTCGGGGCGTACGGACCGTGACGACACCTATTTCAAAAGAGGCAACATAAATTACCACGACGGTCTGAACAGTATCGTCTTTGAAATTGATCCCGAATTTTCTACTTTCTACGATTACAAGACCGCAAGGATTATCGCCAACGAATTGCTTTATACCTATCTGCTGACGAAAATCAATCCAGATGAAAATCCCGATGCTATTTTACAAAAGCCGGAAAACGCCAAAGATATTTTTTGGACAGAAAGCAAAAACGCACTTGTCGAATTGATATATGCCCTGTATGCTTCGGCAGCAGTTTCGCACGGTAAAACCGGTGTCCGAAAAATCAGTTTGATGTTCCAGATACTTTTTGGCATTACGCTCGGTGACCTGCACCACGCATTCCACAGAATGAAAACCCGAAGCGGTTCCCGAACGGCATTCTTGGACCAGCTTAAAACTTCATTGGAAGAATATATGGATAAAGACCTTTAA
- a CDS encoding transposase, with translation MDNYPISAHLLGLLFQLDGKQLQDQYKNHLSDFHDWDQKHHAESWIVFPENISEQLSIDETSFSNGELYTIVSSKASKERKGTLLATIRGTKAEDIIAALERIPLRLRNKVREVTMDMAPNMAKAIRRCFRNARRVIDRFHVQKLAYDAVQELRIRYRWEVLDEESKKIAWSRKSCIPYDPEILSNGDTLKQLLARSRYLLFKHPVKWTESQKHRAELLFVRFPLLKKAYDLGMALGEIFNKCRDKKVAFTKLGLWHNQVEVSGISSFESVARSIAAHHPYILHYFDNRSTNASAESFNAKLKAFRSIFRGVRDTQFFLYRVMKLYA, from the coding sequence TTGGATAACTATCCTATCAGTGCTCATCTTTTGGGGCTTCTGTTCCAGTTGGATGGCAAACAACTTCAGGACCAGTATAAGAACCACCTTAGTGACTTCCATGATTGGGATCAAAAACATCATGCTGAGTCCTGGATTGTATTTCCTGAAAACATATCTGAACAGCTCAGTATCGATGAGACCAGTTTCAGTAATGGGGAACTTTACACAATCGTAAGCAGTAAAGCCTCAAAAGAAAGAAAGGGGACTTTACTGGCCACCATTAGAGGGACAAAGGCAGAAGATATTATAGCTGCATTAGAGCGTATCCCGCTTAGACTAAGAAACAAAGTCAGGGAAGTAACGATGGATATGGCTCCCAATATGGCAAAGGCTATCCGCAGATGTTTCAGGAATGCCAGAAGGGTTATCGATCGGTTTCATGTACAGAAACTTGCTTACGATGCTGTTCAGGAACTGCGTATCCGATACCGTTGGGAAGTGTTGGATGAAGAGAGTAAGAAGATTGCCTGGTCACGTAAAAGCTGTATTCCTTACGATCCTGAAATATTATCCAATGGTGACACCCTCAAACAGCTGCTGGCAAGGTCAAGATATCTGCTATTCAAGCATCCTGTCAAATGGACGGAAAGTCAAAAACACCGTGCAGAGCTCTTATTTGTACGATTTCCTCTGCTGAAAAAGGCGTATGATCTGGGAATGGCACTTGGAGAGATCTTCAATAAATGCAGGGATAAGAAAGTTGCTTTTACCAAATTAGGACTATGGCACAACCAGGTAGAAGTCTCAGGAATATCATCTTTTGAAAGTGTGGCCAGATCTATCGCTGCCCATCATCCCTATATCCTACATTACTTTGATAACAGAAGTACCAATGCTTCGGCGGAGTCCTTCAATGCTAAACTCAAAGCATTCAGAAGTATTTTTCGGGGTGTAAGAGATACGCAATTCTTTCTATATCGCGTAATGAAATTGTATGCTTAA
- a CDS encoding transposase: MQDAERRLLALLMPEGLLDYFDIMEVVQLEKELHIHLDEKNIAPSGYENSKLESKGFMPVTQIKDFPIRGQKVTLHIKRRRWTVLATHKIITRDWTLVREGARMTTEFGLFLKGIFG; the protein is encoded by the coding sequence TTGCAAGACGCTGAACGTAGATTATTGGCTTTATTAATGCCCGAAGGACTGTTAGATTATTTTGATATTATGGAAGTTGTCCAGTTGGAAAAAGAACTCCATATCCATCTGGATGAAAAAAATATAGCTCCTTCAGGTTATGAAAATAGTAAATTGGAATCCAAGGGCTTTATGCCTGTTACCCAGATCAAAGACTTCCCCATTCGTGGACAGAAAGTTACCCTTCATATTAAGCGCAGACGTTGGACAGTTTTAGCTACCCATAAAATCATTACCAGAGATTGGACTCTTGTACGTGAAGGGGCTCGAATGACTACGGAATTCGGGCTTTTTTTAAAGGGAATATTTGGATAA
- a CDS encoding Arm DNA-binding domain-containing protein has protein sequence MKKAVDTFGITFYLRRYKANQDGAVPIYLRITVNGKRVDISVKRTIEEKNWNSKKGLAKGSREEIVKLNNHLEKLRSSIVECYQELHIQKK, from the coding sequence ATGAAAAAAGCAGTAGACACATTTGGGATAACGTTCTATCTCCGCAGGTACAAGGCCAATCAGGATGGTGCCGTGCCGATCTATCTTCGTATAACGGTAAATGGAAAAAGGGTGGATATATCCGTAAAACGAACTATAGAGGAAAAGAACTGGAACTCCAAAAAGGGATTGGCAAAGGGAAGCCGGGAGGAAATCGTAAAACTGAACAACCATTTGGAAAAACTGAGGTCCTCAATCGTAGAATGTTATCAGGAACTCCATATACAAAAAAAATGA
- a CDS encoding site-specific integrase: MITAEILKDMAMSSDRKEFTLCSLMQYHNTTQVNILASGTLKNYHTSERYVKKFLKAEYGATDKYLSQLIYGFIVRFEHFLREHKPIDHHRPLNNNGIMKHIERFRKMVSMAVTMEWLEKDPFVKYKQKFDKVERYCLTIDELKRIEDKTLSLERLGQVRDLFVFSCYTGLSYIDVMGLTPYMITKGMDGRQWIFTNRQKTATTVRIPLLEKPKNTIEKYRSNPKVKAEGGVLPRLTNERLNGYLKEIAELCNITKPLTFHIARHTFATTITMNNGVPMESVSKMLGHTKLSTTQVYAKVIEKKLSEDMYMLSEKLSVI, from the coding sequence ATGATAACGGCCGAAATACTAAAGGATATGGCTATGAGCTCCGATAGGAAGGAATTTACGTTATGCAGCTTAATGCAGTACCACAATACCACACAGGTAAATATACTTGCCAGCGGAACCTTGAAGAACTACCATACCAGCGAAAGGTATGTCAAGAAGTTCCTCAAAGCGGAATACGGTGCAACCGACAAATACCTGAGCCAGCTTATCTATGGCTTCATCGTCCGTTTTGAACATTTTTTAAGGGAACATAAACCAATCGACCACCACAGGCCGCTGAACAACAACGGCATTATGAAGCATATAGAACGGTTCAGAAAGATGGTTTCTATGGCCGTAACGATGGAATGGCTGGAAAAAGACCCGTTTGTTAAATACAAGCAGAAATTTGACAAAGTGGAGCGTTATTGCCTCACTATTGATGAGCTTAAAAGAATAGAGGACAAAACACTTTCGCTAGAACGTCTCGGGCAGGTAAGGGATCTTTTTGTGTTCAGTTGTTATACTGGACTTTCCTATATCGATGTAATGGGACTTACTCCATATATGATAACCAAAGGCATGGATGGCAGACAGTGGATTTTTACCAATAGGCAGAAAACAGCTACAACTGTCCGTATCCCATTGTTGGAAAAGCCAAAAAACACCATAGAAAAGTACCGGTCAAATCCGAAGGTGAAAGCTGAAGGTGGTGTATTGCCGAGATTGACCAATGAACGTTTGAACGGCTACCTAAAAGAAATTGCAGAGCTGTGCAATATTACAAAACCTCTTACCTTCCATATCGCAAGGCATACCTTTGCCACTACAATAACAATGAACAACGGTGTACCAATGGAAAGTGTGAGCAAGATGCTGGGGCATACCAAATTGAGTACCACCCAAGTATATGCAAAGGTCATCGAGAAAAAACTGAGTGAGGATATGTATATGCTCAGCGAAAAATTGTCAGTAATTTGA
- a CDS encoding DUF932 domain-containing protein: MYWKRKFYYQGLGTLKISIRAHNINYNGKTEKHSFFSVKEKAWHSLDTIIEDYPTSAEAIKYAGLDYTVEKRQLFTYDNENHYGDPDTELLIPEIAVPDYFATFRTDTEQVLGVVGRDYEVVQNVDAFSFFDSIVGGGDGVFYETAGALGKGERIFITSKLPEFIKVGRNDVIEQYLFLTTSHDGFGSITASFTPIRICCQNTLNAALRSQKVAIKIRHTASAHERLKQAHQLLGITNQLGGEMEQIFNQWAKVKITDKQVKKLVQMAMAPNRETLENLQKGRPDEFSSLFSNVIDKVLEYSGTSPSQQMDTTKGTLFGAYNSVTGYFQNVKNYKTDEAKFNSIMSGNALGKAQATFDLCNDFARIGVKALN, encoded by the coding sequence ATGTACTGGAAACGGAAATTTTATTATCAAGGGTTAGGAACGTTAAAAATATCAATCAGGGCACACAACATAAATTATAACGGCAAGACCGAAAAGCACAGTTTTTTTAGTGTAAAGGAAAAGGCTTGGCATTCTCTGGACACAATCATAGAGGATTATCCCACAAGCGCGGAAGCGATAAAATACGCTGGGCTTGATTACACCGTCGAGAAACGGCAATTGTTTACCTACGATAACGAAAACCATTATGGCGACCCCGATACGGAACTGTTGATTCCCGAAATCGCCGTTCCCGATTATTTCGCCACCTTCCGCACCGATACCGAGCAGGTTTTGGGCGTAGTGGGCAGGGATTACGAGGTGGTACAAAATGTTGATGCCTTTTCATTTTTCGATAGCATCGTTGGCGGTGGAGATGGTGTTTTTTACGAGACCGCAGGGGCATTAGGAAAGGGAGAGCGGATTTTTATAACTTCAAAATTGCCCGAATTTATCAAGGTGGGAAGAAACGATGTAATTGAGCAATATTTGTTTTTGACCACTTCGCACGATGGTTTTGGCAGTATAACCGCATCCTTTACGCCTATCCGAATTTGTTGCCAAAATACATTGAATGCCGCTTTGCGAAGCCAAAAAGTAGCGATAAAGATACGCCATACCGCAAGCGCACACGAACGGTTGAAGCAGGCGCACCAACTATTGGGGATTACCAACCAATTGGGCGGAGAAATGGAGCAGATTTTTAACCAGTGGGCAAAGGTGAAGATTACCGACAAGCAGGTTAAGAAATTGGTACAGATGGCAATGGCACCGAACAGGGAAACATTGGAAAACCTACAGAAAGGCAGACCCGATGAATTTTCAAGTCTGTTCAGCAATGTAATTGATAAGGTTTTGGAGTATTCGGGAACAAGCCCAAGCCAACAGATGGATACCACAAAGGGAACTTTGTTTGGTGCATACAACAGCGTTACGGGCTATTTTCAGAACGTGAAAAATTACAAGACCGATGAAGCAAAATTTAATTCTATCATGTCGGGCAACGCATTGGGAAAGGCACAGGCAACATTTGATTTGTGCAATGATTTTGCTAGGATTGGCGTAAAAGCGTTGAATTAA
- a CDS encoding relaxase/mobilization nuclease domain-containing protein: protein MVTRIISGQSIRGLLLYNENKVTGNEANLIMASRFGTELNRLDFDAKLARFEHLTFLKPNVKTNAIHIILNFDRDDKLDLVTFQQLAASYMDRIGFGEQPYLVYQHQDASHPHLHIVTTNINAQGERMDIHGIGRTASETARKELEIEYNLIKAEGRQKSEALPKGKIIGDHQHIGRI, encoded by the coding sequence ATGGTTACAAGGATAATCAGCGGACAAAGCATTAGGGGGCTTTTGCTCTATAACGAGAATAAGGTCACAGGTAACGAAGCCAACCTCATCATGGCCAGCCGCTTCGGTACGGAACTGAACAGATTGGATTTTGATGCCAAGCTTGCCCGTTTTGAACATCTCACATTCCTTAAGCCCAACGTCAAGACCAACGCTATCCATATCATATTGAACTTCGACAGGGATGACAAGCTAGACCTTGTCACTTTCCAACAGCTAGCCGCCAGTTATATGGATAGGATCGGTTTCGGGGAACAACCATACCTTGTTTACCAGCATCAGGATGCCAGCCACCCGCACCTGCACATCGTTACCACAAATATCAATGCCCAGGGCGAACGCATGGACATCCACGGTATCGGTAGAACGGCATCGGAAACTGCAAGAAAGGAACTGGAGATCGAATACAATCTCATCAAGGCCGAAGGACGCCAGAAAAGTGAAGCCTTACCAAAGGGGAAAATTATTGGAGACCATCAACACATTGGAAGAATTTGA
- the mobC gene encoding plasmid mobilization relaxosome protein MobC, with amino-acid sequence MSGRTSEKQRRHFTHPIRTRVNKETYERLENLLAQSTCQSMGELARKLITREKINCTYRDITMNAPMEELSSIRKELKAIGININQITRTFNQEKTKENSRQNYVMQIAELYKKVDIKVERLLTLISQLTEKWLQG; translated from the coding sequence ATGAGCGGCAGAACTAGCGAAAAGCAACGGAGACATTTTACCCATCCCATCAGGACAAGGGTCAACAAAGAGACCTACGAGCGTTTGGAAAACCTGCTTGCCCAAAGCACCTGCCAGAGCATGGGCGAACTAGCCCGAAAGCTTATCACAAGGGAAAAGATCAACTGCACCTATAGGGACATTACAATGAATGCCCCGATGGAAGAACTCTCCAGCATCCGCAAGGAACTCAAGGCCATCGGCATCAACATCAACCAGATCACAAGGACATTCAACCAAGAAAAGACTAAGGAAAACAGCAGGCAAAATTACGTGATGCAAATAGCTGAGCTCTACAAAAAGGTTGATATAAAGGTGGAACGTCTACTGACACTCATTTCCCAACTCACGGAAAAATGGTTACAAGGATAA
- a CDS encoding helix-turn-helix domain-containing protein, with translation MATIEFITKEDLQKFKAELLVDIKDILRKPRLLESNKEWLKSYEVREILKISPSTLQTLRINGTLPYSKIGGLMYYKNDDIKRLLENNRS, from the coding sequence ATGGCAACAATAGAATTCATCACCAAAGAAGACCTTCAAAAGTTCAAGGCAGAACTGTTGGTCGATATTAAGGACATCCTAAGAAAACCAAGGTTACTAGAATCCAACAAGGAATGGCTAAAAAGCTACGAGGTTAGGGAAATACTTAAAATTTCGCCAAGTACCTTACAGACCCTGCGCATCAATGGCACATTGCCCTACTCTAAAATTGGCGGATTGATGTACTATAAGAACGATGACATCAAGCGACTGCTGGAAAACAACCGCAGTTAA
- a CDS encoding GTP pyrophosphokinase family protein, with translation MASLDLEKEVEEFYKYYVDNYKIFEQAAEYYKSLLNSLVSDDCEVQSISYRVKDKEECVGKFKRKYLKSLDESQTQYEIKNHITDMIGLRIVCLYESEIEKIRKILEGNFKVVEVTDKIKSLDSTDNQFGYKSLHIDLHLNDERKKLPEFKKFADIRFEVQIRTIIQDAWSVLDHKIKYKKSIPAELKRRINRLAALFEIADDEFYNIKLGTKEFEDKAKTDSKPNEPLNVLSFLATVVPKFPTYQFIAYKADGFVHELQSHKNSLSAKEFAKSINDKLDIVKKYNNEIISSSPANYLNPYTMIRHCLYLTDKETYSPLLFMVQGKRFEEWLKTQK, from the coding sequence ATGGCCTCACTTGACCTCGAAAAAGAAGTAGAAGAATTCTATAAATATTATGTAGACAATTACAAGATATTTGAACAAGCAGCAGAATATTATAAGTCATTGCTTAATTCATTAGTAAGTGATGATTGTGAAGTTCAATCAATATCATATAGAGTAAAGGACAAGGAAGAATGTGTCGGGAAATTTAAAAGAAAATATTTAAAATCATTAGATGAAAGTCAAACTCAATATGAAATAAAAAATCATATTACAGATATGATTGGACTTCGCATCGTTTGCCTTTATGAAAGCGAAATAGAAAAAATCCGTAAAATTCTTGAAGGAAATTTTAAAGTTGTCGAAGTAACTGATAAAATAAAATCCCTAGATAGCACCGATAATCAATTTGGTTATAAAAGTCTGCATATTGATCTTCATCTAAATGATGAAAGGAAGAAGTTACCTGAATTTAAAAAGTTTGCAGACATCCGATTTGAAGTCCAAATTAGGACCATTATACAAGATGCATGGTCTGTTCTTGACCATAAGATAAAGTACAAAAAAAGTATTCCGGCTGAATTAAAAAGACGCATTAATAGACTTGCGGCACTATTTGAAATTGCGGACGATGAGTTTTATAACATTAAACTTGGCACAAAAGAATTTGAAGACAAAGCTAAAACAGACTCAAAGCCCAATGAGCCTCTAAATGTTCTTTCATTCTTAGCTACAGTTGTGCCGAAGTTCCCAACATATCAATTTATTGCATACAAGGCAGACGGATTTGTTCATGAACTACAATCTCATAAAAATAGCCTTAGTGCTAAAGAATTCGCTAAAAGCATTAATGATAAGTTAGACATTGTTAAAAAATATAACAACGAAATTATTTCATCTTCGCCAGCAAATTATCTAAATCCATACACCATGATAAGGCACTGCTTATATTTAACTGATAAAGAAACATATAGTCCTTTGTTATTTATGGTTCAAGGAAAACGATTTGAAGAATGGCTGAAAACACAGAAATAA